ATGCGAAGGCGATCTTCGAGGCGGCGCAGGACGACATGTCCGAGGTCACGGCCCTGCTCGACGAACAGGAGCGGGCGTTGGAGGCCTACGACGAGGCCGAGCGTCTCGTCAACGGTGATCGGGGACTACTCGCCGCGATCGGCCTGCTCGGCAACGACGTCGAGGCGGATCTCGCGTCGTTGCGCGACGCGTGGGCCGAGGGCGACTACGCGAGGGTCGAGCGCGACGGTCACGAGTTGGCCGGCCTGGTCGAGGGCGCGGTTGGCGATGGCACGATTCGTCTGCTGGTCCCTGCGATCGGCCTGCTCGTCGTGTGGCAGGTGCTCCGGTTGTTGCGCCGCCGCTTCCTGTGGAGGAGCGGGCCGGCGGCGGGTCAGCCCTGATAGAGGATCTGCGAGGTGTAGACGAGCGAGGGCTTCTCGTTGCCCTTGACGTGGGTCGCGGATTCGAAGCTGAGCAGGGTGCCGGCCCGGTGGGCTTGCGCACCGATGAGGCGGGATCGGGCGTGGACCGTCGATCCGGCCGGAACCGGTGAGAGGAAGCGGGCGCCACCGCAGCCGAAGTTGACGGCGTTCTTGACACCCGAGAGTTCCACGGGGACCGAGATGAGCATCGGCATCAGGCTCATCGTGAGGTAGCCGTGGGCGATCGGCCCGCCGAAGGGGCTCTCCTTGATGCAGCGCTCGACGTCGACGTGGATCCACTGACGATCGCCGGTGAGTTCGGCGAAGTCGTTGATCATCTCCTGGGTGACGACGATCTCCTTGCCCCAGTCGCCGTAGTCCTCGCTGGCGTGGGCGTTGATGGCGTCGATGTCGTCGAAGGGGATGCTCATTGGTGGTTCTCCTGCTCTCAAGCGATCCGGTCGATCATGTCACGAGTGATCCGGTTTCGTTGGGGTCGGCCCGCCACGAAACGCTCGACCTCGTCACACACCCAATCGCTCATCCGGGCGAGTTCGGTTCCCTGCGAACCGGCGAGGTGTGGGGTGTAGACGGCATTGGGCAGCGACCGCAGCGGATGGTCGTCGGGGAGGGGCTCGATCGGGTCGGTCACGTCGATGATGGCGAACAGCCGGCCGGATTCGAGCTCGGTGGTGAGTGCATCGAGATCGAGGCAGTGCCCGCGCGACGTGTTGATGACGGTGGCGCCGTCGGGCAGCGCGGCGAGGTGCTCGGCCGAGATGAGATTGTGGGTCGCCGGGAGCGCCGGGGCATGGATCGACAGCACGTCGGCCCGGCGGCACAGGGTGAGCAGGTCGTCGACCTTGGTCGCATCCAGCGCCTCGATCGTCGCATCGTCCACGAACGGGTCGTAGACCTCGGCCCGCAGGTGGGGGAAGGGCTGCAGCAGCTCCGCGACCCGTCGCCCGATCAGCGAGGCGGACACGATGCCGATGGTCTTGTCCCAGTTGCCGTGGGGTGCGGACCCCTCCGGCGGCGTCCACGCCGGCCGACCCGCCTGGGCGTCGATGGCAGGGAAGACCCGCTTGTTGGCGAGCAGGATCATGGCCAGGGTGTATTCGGCCACCGGCTCGGCGTTGGCCCCGGCGCCGGAGGTGACCACGAGGTCGCGGTCCCAGATCTCGTCGATGGCGTACCACTTCACCGTCCCCGCCGCGTAGGCGAACATGCGGAGCTTCGGAGCCCGCGACAGCGTCGCGGCGTCGAACAGCGGGGTTCCCCAATGTCCGACGATGATCTCGGCGTCGGCGAGGAGGGCATCGGCTCTCGGGTCGTCCCACGACGACAGCGGGGTGCGGTCGAGGATGCGGCCGGCGCGGTCGAGTCGATCCAGGGTGGCCTCGTCGAACGGTCGGAGGCCGTCCATGTGGGCGATCACGATCGCGGGACGGTTCATGGGGCTGGATCTTCGCCCTCGCTCGGCCGGTTCGCAACCGCGGGTATGGTCCGGCCATGAGCGAACCCACTCTCACGCAGGACGGCGAACTCTTCGTCGTGAACTTCGGCGACGATCTCAACACCACCGACCACGCCTGGGTCGCGGGCATGAACGCCGTCCTCGACGAGGTCGAGGCGGCCGGCGGCCCGAAGGTGCTCGTCACCACGGGGGCCGGCAAGCACTATTCGAACGGACTCGACGTCGAATGGATGGCCGGCAAGGGATCCGACGAGATCGTCGCCTACGTGAACTCCGTCGAGAAGGTGCTCGGTCGGATCCTGACGTTCCCGGCGCCGACGGTGGCCGCGATCAACGGTCACGCCTTCGGAGCGGGGGCCTTCGCGCTGATCGCGCACGACCATGCCGTCATGCGTGACGATCGAGGATTCGTGTGCTGGCCGGAAGTCCACCTCGGCATGGGTTTCAGCCCGGGACTCCTCGCCATGATCCGCAACCTGCTCCCACCGGGGCTCGCCCGGGACACCATCGTCACCGGCCGTCGCTACGGCGCTGCCGATGCCGTGGCCGCGGGCCTCGTCGACCGGGCGGTGCCGCTCGACGAGCTCCTGACGGCAGCCGCTGATCTCGGACTGCCGCACGCGGCGACGGCCGAAGGATCGATCGCCCAGATCAAGAAGCAGCTGCACCGAGACGTGATGGCCGCGCTCGGTACCGGTTGAGCACGGCGGCTAGTTCTTGGGAACCTTGCTCCAGGCGATTTCCTTGTCGACACGGGGTTCGCCGGGCAGGCCGAGCATCTGCTCGCCCATGATGTTGCGCAGCACCTCGGAGGTGCCGCCCTCGATCGAGTTGGCCCGGGCCCGGAGGAACGCGTAGCCGAGGCCGTTCGACGCGCCGTCGAGATCGACGACACCGGGACGACGGAACGTGTAGTCGAAGCCGACCTGACCCTCCATGCCCTGCAGCGTGAGCGCCCAGCTGTAGATGTCCTTGTTGAGCTCGGCGCCGGCGAGCTTGGCAACGGAACCCTCGGGTCCGGGCTGGCCCTTCTTCGCGGCCTGGATGGCCCGCATGTTGGTGAGTCGGAGCGTCTCGGCGCGGATCCACAGCTGCATGAGCTCGTCGCGCTGGGCCGGACCCTTGCGGTCGTCGGGGGTTCGCTCGTAGAGGTGGACCAGGTGGCCGATCGGGCCGCTGCCCATCTTCGGGGCACCACCGCCCCCACCGCCGCCGATCGCGGTGCGCTCGTTCATGAGGGTGGTCAGCGCGGCGCGCCACCCCTCGCCCCGTGCCCCGATCCGACAGTCGTCGGGCACGCGCACATCGGTCATGTAGACCTCGTTGAACTCGGCCTCGCCGGTGATCTGGCGCAGCGGCCGCACCTCGACGCCTTCGGCGTGCATGTCGAGGGCGAAGTAGGTCATGCCCTTGTGCTTGGGCATGTCGGGGTCGGTGCGGGTGACGAGCATGCCCCAGTCGGCGATGTGGGCGAGCGTGTTCCACACCTTCTGACCGTTGATGATCCATTCGTCGCCGTCCTCGACGGCCTTGGTGCCGAGACCGGCGAAGTCGGAGCCGGCTCCGGGCTCGGAGAACAGCTGGCACCACTTCTCCTCACCGGTGAACATCGGGCGCAGGAAGCGGTCGTGTTGCTCGTCGCTGCCGTGGGTGAGGATCGTGGGGCCGGCGAGGGCGATGAAGAACTGCGACGGGTCCATCGGCTTGCCGCCGGCTTCGCCCAGACGGCGGTTGACATCACGCTGGAGCTGGGGTCGCACGCTCAGACCGCCCTTGCCCACCGGGTAGTGCACCCAGGCGAGGCCGGCGTCGTACTGATGACCGCGGAACTCCTCATAGGACTCGACCGTCGGGTCGTGCGCCGCGAGGAGGGCGTCGAGGGCGTCGTTGACCATCTGGAGTTCTGCGTCGCTCATAAGTGTCAGTCTGCCTGACAGTTTCTCTCGGGGGCAACCTCCGACTACGGTCCGAGAGATGCAGATCGCCTTTCACTTCGATGTGATGTGTCCGTGGGCGTATCAGACGTCCAAGTGGATCCGCACGGTGCGCGAGGCCCAGCCCGTCGACGACCCCCTCGAGATCGACTGGCGCTTCTTCTCCCTCGAGGAGATCAACCGCGAGGAGGGCAAGAAGCACCCGTGGGAGCGCGACTGGTCCTACGGATGGGGGATGCTGCGGGTCGCGGCGATGCTGCGCCGCACGTCGATGGACGACTGCGACCGGTTCTACGAGGCCGCCGGTCGGGCGCTGCACGAGGACGGACGCAAGCCGCACCGTCCCGAGGTCGCCGAGGAGATCTGCGAGGAGATCGGTGTCGATCCCGCGGTGGTGCAGGCCGCGATCGCCGACGCCACCACCCATGACGACGTGAAGGCCGACCACGACGCGATCGTGAACTCCGGCGGTTTCGGCGTGCCGACGATCATCTTCCCCGGCGACCGGCAGGTCTACGGGCCCGTGGTCGCCCCGGCGCCGACCGGGCAGGCTGCGCTCGATCTGTGGGACCTCACCGTCGCCTATGCGAAGGTCCCACATCTCTACGAGCTGAAGACGCCCAAGACCGACGCCGACATGGTCCACATCGCCAACGTTTTCCAACCGTACTTCGAAGCCCGTGAATGGGAGAGCAGGGAGAAGCCCGCACGATGACCTACGAACTCACCGACTATGTCGCTGCCCATCGCCAGCTGTTCGCCCATTACGACGACCTCTGCGCCCGCCTGTCGGCCGACGAGATGGCCACCCGGTCGCTGTGCCCCGACTGGGACGTGCGCGCGGTGATCGCCCACACGATGGGGGTCGAGGTCGTGCTCACCGGATGGGCGCCCTCGGCCGAGGTGCCGCCGCCGTTCGAGAAGATGGGTGAGTTCGCCGAGGCCGTCGAGGGGCTCGACAACGCCGACTTCGCGGCTCGCGTCGGCGAGGTCACCGCCGCCCGGCTGGCCGAGCTCGAACAGCTCGATCCGGCCGTGCTCGACGAGCCGTCGTTCACTCCCGCCGGCATCGCGACCTATCGACGGTTCCTCCAGGTCCGGGTGTTCGACCTGTGGGTGCACGCCCGCGACATCGCGATCCCGCTGGGGGAGTCCCTCGACGACACCGGCGACGCGGCGGAGATGACCCTGCAGGAGATCGACGACTCGATCGGCTACATCGTCGGCAAGAAGATCGGTCTCCCCGAGGGCATGTCCATCGTGTTCCGGATTCGTCCCCGCGGTGGTGAGCAGGGCGTGGATCGCGACATCGCCGTGAAGGTCGACGGTCGCGCCACCCGTGTGGCGTCGGTCGATGATCCCGACGTGGTCGTCACCACCGATATCGGGACCTTCGTGATGCTGGCCGCCGGCCGGATCGACCCGCAGGCCCAGATCGACGCCGGCACGATCACCTGGTCCGGTGAGAGCGAATGGGGCGAACGCGCCGCCCGGAACCTGGCCTACACGGGCTGACCGCCTCGCCCCGGTCGCCTACTGCCTCGACATCTCCGCACGCATCTCGGCTTCGAGCGATTCGGCATCCTGGCGCGACAGCAGCTGGATCTCGACCTCACGGAGCCGACCTCCGTAGGGGAAGTCGCCGGTGTACTCACGGCTGACCGGTGAGCCCATGTCTCGACCCACGCTGGCGCCCACCGACGAGATCGTCCCCATCATCCAGGGAATCTCACCGCCACCGGCGGGCACACCGTCGATCGACAGTCGGGCGAGGGCCTTTCGTCCGGCCACCCGGATGAACTCGACGCCGAGCTCACGGGCGTCGGCGGGCACCGACACCTCGGACCGCACGATCGTGTGGGCATCGAACGCGTTGTAGTCGAGCACCAGCAGGCCGTCCTTCACGAAGACGGCGATCCCCGAGTTCTCGGTGCCGACCGCGAAGAGCACGCCGTCGGCGACCCCGTCGACCCGGCCGGTGAGCTGCCAGCTGCGTCCACCCATCGGTGCGCCCGCCTGCATCGGCAGCATCGACATCGGCGGCTTGTAGAGGTAACGCATGCTGGCCGGGTGCGGTGAGTGGTCGCGGAAGCGGGCGCCGAACAGCTCGAGCATGCGGTCGTCGAGGGGGAGGACCCCGTGTTCGTCGGCCTGCTGGAACCAGAGATCGACCATCTCCCGGACCTTCTCGGGCATCTCGGCGGCGAGGTCGTTGCACTCCGACGGGTCGACGTCGACGTGGTAGAGCTCCCACACGTCGTCGTCGAAGGGGACGTTCTGGGTGTGGCGGGTGACGGCCTTCCAGCCGTCGTGCCACAGGCCGCGATGGCCGCCCATCTCGAAGTACTGGATCTGCTTGGCCGTCGGGGCGTCGGCATCGGCGAACGAGTAGGTCATCGGCACGCCGCTCACCGGGATCTGCTCGAGGCCGTTGCGGGTGGCCGGCGCTTCGACCCCGATCAGCTCGTAGATCGTCGCCGCGATGTCGTTGACATGGTGGAACTGGCGGCGCAGGCCGCCGGCGTCGGTCACGCCGGCCGGCCAGTGCACGATCAGCGGCACGTGCACGCCACCCTCGTGGGTGTTCTGCTTGTACCACTTGAACGGGGTGTTGCCGACCTGGGCCCAGCCCCATGGATAGTTGGTGTGGGAGTGGGGTCCGCCGATCTCGTCGAGGTGGGAGATCGCTTCGTCGGGTGTCTCGAGGATGCCGTTGAAGAACTTCATCTCGTGGAGGACACCGAAGGGGCCGCCCTCCTGGGACGCGCCGTTGTCGCCCAGCACCATGATGACGGTGTTGTCGAGCTCGCCCATGTCGCGGAGGTCGTCGACGAGACGTCCGATCTGATCGTCGGTGTGGTCGAGGAAGGCGGCGAAGGCTTCCTGGAGGCGGCAGGCGAGTTTGCGCTGGTTCTCCGGCAGGTCGTCCCACGCGTCGACGCCGGGGTTGCGGGGTGCGAGCCGGGTGTCGGGGGTGGTGACGCCCAGTTCGATCTGGCGCTCGTACCACCGCTGACGGATGACGTCCCAACCCTCGTCGTACTTCCCCCGGTACTTGGCCAGGTACTCCTCAGGGGCTTGGTGGGGCGCGTGGGTCGCCCCGAAGGCGACATAGAGGAAGAAGGGCTTGTCCGGACGCACCGACTTGGTGTCGTGGACGAAGCCGATCGCCCGGTCGATCAGGTCTTCGCTGACGTGGTAGCCGTCGTCCGACTGCCCTGGATTCGACCGTGCCGGCGGTTCGATGTGGTGGTTGTCGTAGGTGAGCGACGGGCTGAATTGGTCGGTCTCGCCGTCGAGGAAGCCGTAGAACCGGTCGAATCCCCGTTGCAGGGGCCACTGGTCGAAGGGGCCTGCGGCCGAGCACTGCTCCATCGGGGCGAGGTGCCACTTGCCGACGGCGAGGGTCGCGTAGCCCTCGTCGTGGAGCACTTCGGCAACGGTGGCGGCGTGGTTCGAGATGTGGCCGGTCATCGACGGGAAGCCGGTGTTGAAGTTCGACACGGCCCGCATGCCGACGGTGTGGTGGTTGCGACCGGTGAGCAGCGCGGCACGGGTGGGTGAGCACAGTGGGGTCACGTGGAAGTTCGTGTAGCGCAACCCGCCGCCGGCGAGGGCATCGATGTGGGGGGTGTCGATGTCGGAGCCGTAGCAGCCGAACTGGGAGAACCCGAGGTCGTCGAGCAGGATCACGACCACGTTGGGAGCGCTGTCACCAGGATGGGGCGACACCTCGAAGTCGGGTTCGGACTCCGCGACCGTCGTGCCGATGGTGCCGTTCCAGTCCCCGTATGTCCTCATGGGCAGAGACACTACGAGTGTCAACTATTGTCTGCAAGACTGACAGAAGATTCGGCGACGACCCGTCCGATCATCTCGCGGATGGGCGTGGTCGGGCCGGCAAGGCCCCGTCGGTTCGTCTCCGACTCGAGCTGCTGGAGCATCCGCAGGAGCGTGATGGCCACGAGTGGCTCGTCCTGGCTGTGGCGGCGAATGGGTTCGATCGCCGCCTCGAGATGATCACGATGATCGACGCGCCGGGTGACCAGGTGACGACCGTCGGACTCGACGACCGCGGGGGCGACGGGGTACTGCCAGAGGGCCAGGAGGACGGCGCCGATGTGGACGACCATGTCGTTGGCCGTGTTGGGATCGTTGACACCGGGGGAGAGCGCCCGCAACGCGATGTCGACCATTTGGAGGATTCCGAAGCCGACGTCGGACTGCATGGTGCGGGTGTCGCCGATGGCGAAGTCGTCCTTCATCAGCCGGAGGCAGGCGTCGTCGTCTGGCGGGGGCGAGACCCACGCGAGCGGTGCGTGGGTGGGCACGAAGTCGCCGACGGCCACCGGCAGGTGGATGGTCGTCCCCCGAGGAACCCGCCGCAGCAGGGAGGCGGTGTCGATCTGTTGGATCCAGCCGGTGTGGTGCGACTCGACTGCCACGGCATCGCCTGGCGGTTCGAGAGCGGTCGTGGTCAGCGGGACCGTCCCGTCGGTCGCCGTGTTGGACTCGAGGGTCCCCGCCCGATGGATGAGGGCGATCGTCTCCCCGGAGATGCTCGATGCCACCGATCCGACCCGCAGCTTGTCGGTCAGGTGATCGACCGACCGCACCACAGCGATCAGCGAGACGATGCCCAGGATGACCGCCAGGATCACCGACGCGTGGGGCGTCAGCTCGTTGCCCTCTCCGATACTGCGCGTCTCCCGCAGGATGAGCAGGCAGTAGACGGTCGTACCGAGCACGACGCCGATCACCCGCTGCTGGGTCGTGTCGCCGATCCAGTTCCGCACGGTACGCGGCGAGAACTGGTTGCTCGCGAGCTGGACCGCGAGCATGGTCATCGACAGCAACAAGGTGATGGACGAGATCAAGCCGCCGGCGATCGCAGTGAGGATGGCGCGACCGCTCCCCACCGTTGTCTGCAGGGTCCGGGGGAGGTCGGCATCGGCCAGGGCACCGTCGATCGCCAACATCGCCTGCGCGAGGACGACGGCGACGAGGGTGAACACGACCGGCACGAAGAGCAGTCGGTGGCGGATCTGCTCGATCACCTGGCGGATTCGGACCATGCGAGAGGGTACCGCCGAGCGGGGTGGCAACGAGATGGAGGGGCGGGCATGCTTGGCCCATGAAGCTCTCGATGACCCTGAACTACTCCGGCGACCCGCGCGCCGCCGCGGAAGAAGCCGCGCAACTCGAACGGGCCGGCGTCGACGTCGGCTGGGTCGCGGAGCTCTACAGCTTCGATGCCGTGTCGATTCTCGGCTATCTCGCGGCCAAGACCGAGACGATGGAGCTCGGTTCGGCCATCCTGCCGATCTACTCGCGAACCCCCACGCTGACCGCCATGACGGCGGCCGGACTCGACGCCGTGTCCGACGGGCGCTTCATCCTCGGCATCGGCGCGTCGGGTCCGCAGGTGATCGAGGGATGGCACGGTGTCGTCTACGACAACCCCATCGGGCGACAGCGTGAGCTGATCGAGATCTGCCGAAAGGTGTGGCGCCGCGAGGTCGTGGTCCACGACGGGCCCAACTACCACCTGCCGCTTCCCGAGGATCAGGGCACGGGTCTCGGCAAGCCGCTGAAGCTGATCAATCACCCCAAGCGGGCCGACATCCCGATCTACATCGCCTCGCTCGGCCCGAAGAACGTCGAGGTGACCGCCGAGGTCGCCGACGGTTGGATCCCCGTCTTCTTCCATCCCGACAAGGCCGAACAGGTCTGGGGCGACGACCTCGCCAAGGGCCTCGCGAAGCGCGACCCGTCGTTGCCGCCGCTCAACATCGTCGCCGGCGGAACCGTCGCCATCGTGGACGACGAGGACAAGGCGCAGCAGATCCGCGACGGTGGCCGGTTCATGACCGCCCTCTACGTCGGTGGCATGGGCGCCAAGGGCAAGAACTTCTACAACAACATCTTCCAGAAGTACGGCTACGAGGAAGAGGCCGAGAAGATCCAGGACCTCTACCTCGCCGGCCGCAAGGAAGAAGCCATGGCCGCAGTGCCCCAGGACTTCCTCGACGCCACCGCCATGGTCGGATCCGAGGGCCAGGTACGCGAGCGCATCGAGGCCTACCAGGCCGCCGGTGTCACCCATCTCCAGATCACGCCGGCCGGCGGCGACCGCCTCGGCCTGGTCGAGAAGATCAAGAACTGGATCAGCTAGACGACGTTGCCGCGCTCAGTCGGCCGCTCGCCCTGCGGCGATGTGGGGTCCGAGGTTGTCGAGCGCGGCGCCGAGGTTCTTGTTCATCTGTCCCGTTGCCCCCTTGAGAAGTAGGGACAACGGGAACTTGCCCTCGATCCCCATCTTGTAGGTGACCGAGCTGCGTCCGTCGCCGAGGTCGGCGATGGTCACCAGCTCGGTCATCGACTTCAGGCCTGGGACGGTGGCCGAGAGCACCACGAAGCCCCAGCGTTCGCCGGGTTCCCAGACGTTGAACTCCTCGTCGACGGCCACGCGCGCATTGATGAAGACGCGACGGTTCGACCCGACTCCCTCGTGGAGATCACCGAAGCGCTCGACGCGGATGATCGAGGTGAACCATTCGGGCCAGCGTTCGTGATCGGCCAAC
This is a stretch of genomic DNA from Acidimicrobiales bacterium. It encodes these proteins:
- a CDS encoding MaoC family dehydratase; the protein is MSIPFDDIDAINAHASEDYGDWGKEIVVTQEMINDFAELTGDRQWIHVDVERCIKESPFGGPIAHGYLTMSLMPMLISVPVELSGVKNAVNFGCGGARFLSPVPAGSTVHARSRLIGAQAHRAGTLLSFESATHVKGNEKPSLVYTSQILYQG
- a CDS encoding hydroxyacid dehydrogenase, which codes for MNRPAIVIAHMDGLRPFDEATLDRLDRAGRILDRTPLSSWDDPRADALLADAEIIVGHWGTPLFDAATLSRAPKLRMFAYAAGTVKWYAIDEIWDRDLVVTSGAGANAEPVAEYTLAMILLANKRVFPAIDAQAGRPAWTPPEGSAPHGNWDKTIGIVSASLIGRRVAELLQPFPHLRAEVYDPFVDDATIEALDATKVDDLLTLCRRADVLSIHAPALPATHNLISAEHLAALPDGATVINTSRGHCLDLDALTTELESGRLFAIIDVTDPIEPLPDDHPLRSLPNAVYTPHLAGSQGTELARMSDWVCDEVERFVAGRPQRNRITRDMIDRIA
- a CDS encoding enoyl-CoA hydratase/isomerase family protein, which gives rise to MSEPTLTQDGELFVVNFGDDLNTTDHAWVAGMNAVLDEVEAAGGPKVLVTTGAGKHYSNGLDVEWMAGKGSDEIVAYVNSVEKVLGRILTFPAPTVAAINGHAFGAGAFALIAHDHAVMRDDRGFVCWPEVHLGMGFSPGLLAMIRNLLPPGLARDTIVTGRRYGAADAVAAGLVDRAVPLDELLTAAADLGLPHAATAEGSIAQIKKQLHRDVMAALGTG
- a CDS encoding acyl-CoA dehydrogenase family protein produces the protein MSDAELQMVNDALDALLAAHDPTVESYEEFRGHQYDAGLAWVHYPVGKGGLSVRPQLQRDVNRRLGEAGGKPMDPSQFFIALAGPTILTHGSDEQHDRFLRPMFTGEEKWCQLFSEPGAGSDFAGLGTKAVEDGDEWIINGQKVWNTLAHIADWGMLVTRTDPDMPKHKGMTYFALDMHAEGVEVRPLRQITGEAEFNEVYMTDVRVPDDCRIGARGEGWRAALTTLMNERTAIGGGGGGGAPKMGSGPIGHLVHLYERTPDDRKGPAQRDELMQLWIRAETLRLTNMRAIQAAKKGQPGPEGSVAKLAGAELNKDIYSWALTLQGMEGQVGFDYTFRRPGVVDLDGASNGLGYAFLRARANSIEGGTSEVLRNIMGEQMLGLPGEPRVDKEIAWSKVPKN
- a CDS encoding DsbA family protein, producing MQIAFHFDVMCPWAYQTSKWIRTVREAQPVDDPLEIDWRFFSLEEINREEGKKHPWERDWSYGWGMLRVAAMLRRTSMDDCDRFYEAAGRALHEDGRKPHRPEVAEEICEEIGVDPAVVQAAIADATTHDDVKADHDAIVNSGGFGVPTIIFPGDRQVYGPVVAPAPTGQAALDLWDLTVAYAKVPHLYELKTPKTDADMVHIANVFQPYFEAREWESREKPAR
- a CDS encoding maleylpyruvate isomerase family mycothiol-dependent enzyme → MTYELTDYVAAHRQLFAHYDDLCARLSADEMATRSLCPDWDVRAVIAHTMGVEVVLTGWAPSAEVPPPFEKMGEFAEAVEGLDNADFAARVGEVTAARLAELEQLDPAVLDEPSFTPAGIATYRRFLQVRVFDLWVHARDIAIPLGESLDDTGDAAEMTLQEIDDSIGYIVGKKIGLPEGMSIVFRIRPRGGEQGVDRDIAVKVDGRATRVASVDDPDVVVTTDIGTFVMLAAGRIDPQAQIDAGTITWSGESEWGERAARNLAYTG
- a CDS encoding arylsulfatase, which codes for MRTYGDWNGTIGTTVAESEPDFEVSPHPGDSAPNVVVILLDDLGFSQFGCYGSDIDTPHIDALAGGGLRYTNFHVTPLCSPTRAALLTGRNHHTVGMRAVSNFNTGFPSMTGHISNHAATVAEVLHDEGYATLAVGKWHLAPMEQCSAAGPFDQWPLQRGFDRFYGFLDGETDQFSPSLTYDNHHIEPPARSNPGQSDDGYHVSEDLIDRAIGFVHDTKSVRPDKPFFLYVAFGATHAPHQAPEEYLAKYRGKYDEGWDVIRQRWYERQIELGVTTPDTRLAPRNPGVDAWDDLPENQRKLACRLQEAFAAFLDHTDDQIGRLVDDLRDMGELDNTVIMVLGDNGASQEGGPFGVLHEMKFFNGILETPDEAISHLDEIGGPHSHTNYPWGWAQVGNTPFKWYKQNTHEGGVHVPLIVHWPAGVTDAGGLRRQFHHVNDIAATIYELIGVEAPATRNGLEQIPVSGVPMTYSFADADAPTAKQIQYFEMGGHRGLWHDGWKAVTRHTQNVPFDDDVWELYHVDVDPSECNDLAAEMPEKVREMVDLWFQQADEHGVLPLDDRMLELFGARFRDHSPHPASMRYLYKPPMSMLPMQAGAPMGGRSWQLTGRVDGVADGVLFAVGTENSGIAVFVKDGLLVLDYNAFDAHTIVRSEVSVPADARELGVEFIRVAGRKALARLSIDGVPAGGGEIPWMMGTISSVGASVGRDMGSPVSREYTGDFPYGGRLREVEIQLLSRQDAESLEAEMRAEMSRQ
- a CDS encoding DUF2254 domain-containing protein yields the protein MVRIRQVIEQIRHRLLFVPVVFTLVAVVLAQAMLAIDGALADADLPRTLQTTVGSGRAILTAIAGGLISSITLLLSMTMLAVQLASNQFSPRTVRNWIGDTTQQRVIGVVLGTTVYCLLILRETRSIGEGNELTPHASVILAVILGIVSLIAVVRSVDHLTDKLRVGSVASSISGETIALIHRAGTLESNTATDGTVPLTTTALEPPGDAVAVESHHTGWIQQIDTASLLRRVPRGTTIHLPVAVGDFVPTHAPLAWVSPPPDDDACLRLMKDDFAIGDTRTMQSDVGFGILQMVDIALRALSPGVNDPNTANDMVVHIGAVLLALWQYPVAPAVVESDGRHLVTRRVDHRDHLEAAIEPIRRHSQDEPLVAITLLRMLQQLESETNRRGLAGPTTPIREMIGRVVAESSVSLADNS
- a CDS encoding LLM class F420-dependent oxidoreductase, which codes for MATRWRGGHAWPMKLSMTLNYSGDPRAAAEEAAQLERAGVDVGWVAELYSFDAVSILGYLAAKTETMELGSAILPIYSRTPTLTAMTAAGLDAVSDGRFILGIGASGPQVIEGWHGVVYDNPIGRQRELIEICRKVWRREVVVHDGPNYHLPLPEDQGTGLGKPLKLINHPKRADIPIYIASLGPKNVEVTAEVADGWIPVFFHPDKAEQVWGDDLAKGLAKRDPSLPPLNIVAGGTVAIVDDEDKAQQIRDGGRFMTALYVGGMGAKGKNFYNNIFQKYGYEEEAEKIQDLYLAGRKEEAMAAVPQDFLDATAMVGSEGQVRERIEAYQAAGVTHLQITPAGGDRLGLVEKIKNWIS
- a CDS encoding SRPBCC family protein, with the protein product MGQLTKKPPEWIHAAPFQASATREIDATPDEVFAALADHERWPEWFTSIIRVERFGDLHEGVGSNRRVFINARVAVDEEFNVWEPGERWGFVVLSATVPGLKSMTELVTIADLGDGRSSVTYKMGIEGKFPLSLLLKGATGQMNKNLGAALDNLGPHIAAGRAAD